GGCTCCTTCGCCGAGTGCGTCCTGCTGGAGACCGTGATCCTGTCGATCCTCAACCACGACTCGGCGATCGCCGCGGCGGCCTCGCGGATGTCGACGGCGGCGGGCGGTCGCGGGCTGATCGAGATGGGCGCGCGGCGTACGCACGAGCTCTCCGCGGTCGCCTCGGCACGCGCCGCCTACGTCGGCGGCTTCGGCTCCACCTCGGACCTGGCGGCCGGTTTCCGTTACGCCATCCCCACGGTCGGCACCAGCGCGCACGCCTTCACTCTGCTGCACGACAGCGAGCGCGACGCCTTCCGGGCGCAGGTCGATTCGCTCGGACGGGGTACGACGCTGCTGGTCGACACGTACGACGTGGCCGAGGCCGTCCGCAGCGCCGTGGAGATCGCGGGTCCCGAGCTCGGGGCCGTACGCATCGACTCCGGGGATCTGCTGCTGGTCGCGCACCGGGTGCGGCAGCAGCTGGACGAGCTGGGTGCGGCCAACACCAAGATCGTGGTGACCTCGGACCTGGACGAGTACGCCATCGCCTCACTCGCCGCGGCGCCGGTCGACGCGTACGGCGTGGGCACACAACTGGTCACCGGCAGCGGGCACCCCACCTGCTCGATGGTCTACAAGCTGGTCGCCCGCGCCCGCTCCGCCGATCCCAGGGCGCCGCTGGAGCCGGTGGCGAAGAAGTCCTTGGGCGGGAAGACCTCGGTGGGCGGCCGCAAGTGGGCCGCGCGCCGGGTGGACGCGCAGGGCGTCGCCGAGGCCGAGGTGATCGGCACCCAGACGGTCCCGCCCGAGCTCGTGGACCGGCAGTTGC
This portion of the Streptomyces sp. NBC_01750 genome encodes:
- a CDS encoding nicotinate phosphoribosyltransferase, translated to MNAADLGLPVDVPSTALFTDQYELTMLQAALRSGTADRRSVFEVFTRRLPDGRRYGVVAGTGRVLDAVENFRFDAGVLDFLRDRGIVDESTIQWLASYRFGGDIWGYPEGEVYFPGSPILRVEGSFAECVLLETVILSILNHDSAIAAAASRMSTAAGGRGLIEMGARRTHELSAVASARAAYVGGFGSTSDLAAGFRYAIPTVGTSAHAFTLLHDSERDAFRAQVDSLGRGTTLLVDTYDVAEAVRSAVEIAGPELGAVRIDSGDLLLVAHRVRQQLDELGAANTKIVVTSDLDEYAIASLAAAPVDAYGVGTQLVTGSGHPTCSMVYKLVARARSADPRAPLEPVAKKSLGGKTSVGGRKWAARRVDAQGVAEAEVIGTQTVPPELVDRQLLVELVKGGEIVAREPLDAARERHVAALAGLPMSALQLSKGEPVLSTEYV